The Pedobacter roseus genome contains a region encoding:
- a CDS encoding cyanophycinase: MVPKGKLIIIGGAINTGSFAETQFGLPENMNFFERGILKRITTESINDTQSRFEIITTASLMPEKVGEEYIKAYAQLDVHNVGVLNITNREEANSDENYERIKAAEVIIFTGGDQLRLSSIFGGTKIHQILLEKYRNEPVVIAGTSAGAAASSKNMIYQGSSKDALLKGEVKITGGLGFIDDVIVDTHFVQRGRIGRLLYAAASNPGILGIGLGEDTGLFISDGHTMEAIGSGMVILVDGRNMADTNLTDVEMGQPVSIKNMVVHVMCDGDVYDLNDHSLVIHHPKVIPIG; the protein is encoded by the coding sequence ATGGTTCCGAAAGGTAAACTCATCATCATTGGTGGCGCAATAAACACCGGTAGCTTCGCAGAAACGCAATTTGGACTACCTGAAAACATGAACTTTTTTGAGCGTGGGATTTTAAAAAGGATTACTACAGAATCAATTAACGATACCCAGTCACGTTTCGAGATCATCACTACAGCATCATTAATGCCTGAAAAAGTTGGTGAAGAATATATCAAGGCTTATGCACAATTGGATGTACATAATGTTGGGGTGTTAAATATTACCAACCGTGAGGAAGCAAATTCTGACGAAAATTATGAGCGTATCAAAGCAGCCGAAGTAATTATTTTTACCGGTGGTGATCAACTTCGCCTTTCATCCATTTTTGGCGGTACAAAAATCCACCAGATCCTGTTAGAAAAATATAGAAATGAACCTGTGGTAATTGCAGGTACATCTGCCGGAGCGGCTGCAAGTTCTAAAAATATGATTTACCAAGGCAGTAGTAAAGATGCCTTACTTAAAGGTGAAGTTAAAATTACCGGTGGATTAGGTTTTATCGATGATGTTATTGTAGATACCCACTTTGTACAACGCGGCAGGATTGGCCGTTTGTTATATGCGGCAGCAAGTAATCCAGGGATTTTAGGCATTGGTTTGGGTGAAGATACCGGCCTTTTCATATCAGACGGACATACCATGGAAGCCATTGGCTCGGGCATGGTTATTTTAGTGGATGGCCGCAATATGGCCGATACCAATTTAACAGATGTAGAAATGGGACAGCCTGTTTCGATAAAAAACATGGTGGTACACGTAATGTGCGATGGCGATGTTTATGATTTAAATGATCATAGCCTGGTCATCCATCACCCTAAGGTTATTCCTATAGGGTAA
- a CDS encoding class I SAM-dependent methyltransferase, which produces MLSEEVKTAYDNFYTDSDVAWRMLGAKYKAQNIVDVCKGLKPKKVLEVGAGDGSILHFLNEWHFAPELYALEIAESGVDIIKDRNLSGLKEAQTFDGYKIPYGDDTFDLIILAHVLEHVEHERILIRELKRVAKYIVVEVPKDYRFGVDERMKHFLDYGHINMYTPTSLRFLLQSEGLEILEDKVSMTAPETVKFNEFINRKAPKTFSKNLKIELEYRIKKTLGNLFGRKKQEQFANAYTVLTKKSDHNLQIF; this is translated from the coding sequence ATGTTAAGTGAAGAAGTAAAAACGGCTTACGATAATTTTTATACCGATAGCGATGTAGCCTGGCGGATGCTCGGTGCTAAATACAAAGCCCAGAATATTGTTGATGTTTGTAAAGGACTAAAGCCTAAAAAAGTGCTTGAGGTTGGTGCGGGTGATGGCAGCATTTTACATTTTTTAAATGAATGGCATTTCGCACCAGAACTATATGCTTTGGAAATTGCAGAAAGTGGTGTCGATATTATTAAAGACCGTAATCTTTCGGGCTTAAAAGAGGCACAGACTTTTGATGGTTATAAAATTCCTTATGGAGATGATACTTTCGACCTGATTATTCTTGCACACGTTTTAGAACATGTAGAACACGAACGGATCCTGATCAGGGAATTGAAGCGCGTTGCTAAATATATTGTGGTAGAAGTGCCCAAGGATTACCGTTTCGGTGTAGATGAAAGGATGAAACACTTTTTGGATTACGGACACATCAACATGTATACGCCAACATCTTTAAGGTTTTTGCTGCAGAGTGAAGGGCTGGAAATATTAGAAGATAAAGTTTCGATGACTGCTCCAGAAACGGTAAAGTTTAATGAATTTATCAATAGGAAGGCGCCAAAAACATTTTCTAAAAACTTAAAAATTGAACTGGAATACCGCATCAAGAAAACCTTGGGTAATTTATTCGGAAGGAAAAAACAAGAACAGTTTGCCAATGCATACACCGTACTAACCAAAAAATCAGATCATAACCTGCAGATATTTTAG
- a CDS encoding CapA family protein has translation MKFFNTLILAVFTIIILISCTSNNAQVNTPIVKQDTIVRKITDTISITAVGDIMLGSAFPSKTNLPPDDAVNSFQAVDSLLKGDIVFGNLEGCFLNSGNSNKCNGINPNNCYAFRMPERYAGIYKNAGFNVLSIANNHVGDFDAKGRKNTARILDSLEIHYAGQVNKPYEIFEKDSIKYAFCAFAPNENTVSINKIDSAKALVARLKTMADIVIVSFHGGGEGARFEHVTRKNEIFYKENRGNVYAFAHAVIDAGADVVLGHGPHVTRAVEVYKNKFIAYSLGNFCTYGMFSLKGNNGIAPLLQLKINAKGDFLYANVISIKQDKINRLTLDDNQGAFKRIKELTDIDFIGHQLKFEENKISLKD, from the coding sequence ATGAAGTTTTTCAACACCCTAATATTAGCCGTTTTTACCATAATTATCTTAATCAGCTGCACCAGTAATAATGCGCAGGTTAATACGCCCATTGTAAAACAAGATACAATCGTCAGGAAAATAACGGATACGATATCGATAACTGCCGTTGGTGATATTATGCTTGGTTCTGCTTTTCCATCAAAAACCAATCTTCCACCAGATGATGCCGTTAACAGCTTTCAAGCCGTAGATAGTTTATTAAAAGGTGATATCGTATTTGGAAACCTGGAAGGCTGTTTTCTTAATTCGGGCAATTCGAATAAATGTAATGGCATTAACCCGAATAACTGTTATGCTTTTAGAATGCCTGAACGTTACGCCGGCATATACAAAAATGCGGGATTTAACGTATTGAGTATTGCCAATAACCATGTTGGCGATTTTGATGCAAAAGGAAGAAAAAACACAGCAAGGATTTTAGATTCGCTAGAGATCCACTATGCGGGGCAGGTAAACAAGCCTTATGAAATTTTTGAGAAAGACAGCATAAAATATGCTTTCTGTGCTTTTGCGCCTAACGAAAACACCGTATCCATCAACAAGATCGACAGTGCAAAAGCTTTGGTTGCGCGGTTAAAAACAATGGCCGATATTGTAATTGTTTCTTTCCATGGCGGAGGTGAAGGGGCAAGATTTGAACATGTCACCCGTAAGAACGAAATCTTTTATAAAGAAAACAGGGGCAATGTATATGCCTTTGCTCACGCAGTGATAGATGCCGGGGCGGATGTAGTATTAGGCCATGGGCCGCATGTAACAAGGGCCGTTGAAGTATATAAAAATAAATTCATAGCTTACAGTCTGGGTAATTTTTGCACCTACGGAATGTTTAGCTTAAAAGGCAATAACGGTATTGCTCCTCTGCTTCAGCTAAAAATAAATGCCAAAGGCGATTTTTTATATGCAAATGTGATATCCATTAAGCAGGATAAAATCAACCGGTTAACCCTGGATGATAATCAGGGTGCTTTTAAACGTATAAAAGAACTGACCGATATTGATTTCATAGGTCATCAACTTAAATTTGAAGAAAACAAAATCAGTTTAAAAGATTAA
- a CDS encoding carboxy terminal-processing peptidase, with translation MLKRIFFVIFTGAVLACHAAPKTQPIVEGITNIKPDQQQQLVIKEVVNLIESYNYKKIQINDSISSIILDKYIKSLDQGKNYFLASDIKEFEKYRYTLDDDFKNGDLSGPFFIYNVYAKRLNEYFTYSLAQIKTKFDFNQTDTYVYDREKLPWPVSTTALNDTWKKRVKYELINLNLAGTAENKNVETLTKRYQNLQSQTSKMNNQDVFQILMDAFTESIDPHTNYFNPSNAAAFNEDMSRSFEGIGARLQLENEVVKISEIIAGGPAFKGKQLSAGDRIIAVAQGDGEFVDVVGWRLDNTVSKIKGPKGTKVRLKVIPAGKEMSSKPVIIELVRDKIVLEETSAKKKVKTINSNGKDIKIGIITLPAFYADFKAANAGDKNYKSTTRDVRKLIDSLKTYDKVNAIVMDLRGNGGGSLVEAISLTGLFIDKGPVVQVKDLRGKIEVDEDENSGVAWDGPFGVMVDRLSASASEIFAGAIQDYGRGIIMGSQTYGKGTVQSSIDLNKLVNPSMLQRVAGLISKDKTVGTSPSSASAADINLGQINLTMAKFYRVAGSSTQHKGVTPDVVFPSLYPMDKIGEDTEPSALPWDVIPSSNFKAVANLTAVKAQLTKNSEQRIANSLDFKYLKQDIADLKKRDNEVSVTLNEAKLKAEREAQEVKTLARQNELRALRGLPAIKKGDKVTKQDAFDFIEDESLRVMGDFMQQSGSYVMNLGLMPKNN, from the coding sequence ATGTTAAAGAGAATATTTTTTGTAATTTTTACCGGAGCAGTACTTGCCTGTCATGCTGCGCCCAAAACTCAGCCGATAGTTGAGGGAATTACCAATATAAAGCCGGATCAGCAGCAACAGCTTGTGATTAAGGAGGTTGTGAATCTGATCGAGAGTTATAATTATAAGAAAATCCAGATTAACGATTCTATATCTTCCATTATTTTAGATAAATACATCAAATCATTAGATCAGGGTAAAAATTATTTCCTTGCATCTGATATTAAAGAATTTGAAAAATACAGATATACTTTAGACGACGATTTTAAAAATGGCGATTTAAGTGGTCCATTCTTCATCTATAATGTTTACGCTAAAAGGCTTAACGAATATTTCACATACTCATTAGCGCAGATTAAAACCAAATTCGATTTTAACCAAACCGATACCTATGTATATGATAGGGAAAAACTGCCTTGGCCGGTTTCTACAACTGCCTTAAACGATACCTGGAAAAAACGTGTTAAGTACGAGCTGATCAATTTGAATTTAGCCGGAACCGCTGAAAACAAAAATGTAGAAACATTAACCAAACGTTATCAGAATTTACAGTCGCAAACATCTAAAATGAATAATCAGGATGTTTTCCAGATCTTAATGGATGCATTTACAGAATCTATTGATCCACATACCAATTATTTCAACCCAAGCAATGCCGCTGCTTTTAACGAAGATATGTCGCGCTCTTTTGAAGGTATTGGTGCCCGTTTACAGTTGGAGAATGAGGTGGTTAAAATTTCAGAAATCATTGCCGGCGGACCTGCTTTTAAAGGTAAACAATTAAGTGCCGGTGATCGTATTATTGCTGTAGCACAAGGTGACGGTGAGTTTGTTGATGTGGTGGGATGGAGATTAGATAACACCGTATCGAAAATTAAAGGTCCGAAAGGCACTAAAGTGCGTTTAAAAGTGATTCCGGCTGGAAAAGAAATGTCGTCGAAACCGGTAATCATCGAATTGGTTCGTGATAAAATTGTATTGGAAGAAACTTCTGCCAAGAAAAAAGTAAAAACCATCAACAGCAATGGTAAAGACATTAAAATAGGTATCATCACTTTGCCAGCCTTTTATGCTGATTTTAAAGCAGCCAATGCCGGAGATAAAAATTATAAAAGTACCACCCGTGATGTAAGAAAACTGATCGATTCGTTAAAAACTTACGATAAAGTAAATGCCATTGTGATGGATTTACGTGGAAACGGTGGTGGTTCTTTAGTTGAAGCTATTTCACTAACAGGCTTATTTATTGATAAGGGCCCTGTGGTGCAGGTAAAAGATTTACGTGGCAAAATTGAAGTTGACGAAGACGAAAATAGTGGTGTAGCATGGGATGGTCCTTTTGGTGTAATGGTAGACCGTTTAAGTGCATCAGCCTCTGAAATTTTTGCCGGAGCCATTCAGGATTATGGCCGGGGTATTATTATGGGTAGCCAAACCTATGGCAAAGGAACGGTTCAGTCTTCTATCGATTTAAACAAATTGGTAAACCCAAGCATGTTGCAAAGGGTTGCTGGTTTAATTTCTAAAGATAAAACTGTTGGAACATCACCAAGCAGCGCCAGCGCGGCTGATATTAACTTAGGTCAGATCAATTTAACGATGGCTAAATTTTACCGTGTAGCAGGCAGCAGTACACAACATAAAGGGGTAACACCTGATGTTGTTTTCCCTTCTTTATACCCAATGGATAAAATTGGTGAAGATACTGAGCCATCTGCTTTACCATGGGACGTGATTCCAAGCTCTAACTTTAAGGCTGTTGCCAATTTAACTGCTGTTAAAGCCCAGTTGACAAAAAATAGCGAACAACGTATCGCTAACTCTTTAGATTTCAAATACCTTAAACAGGATATCGCAGATCTTAAAAAACGTGATAATGAAGTTTCTGTAACCTTAAACGAAGCTAAACTTAAAGCAGAGCGCGAGGCTCAGGAAGTTAAAACCCTGGCCAGACAAAATGAATTACGTGCTTTAAGAGGATTGCCTGCCATTAAAAAGGGAGATAAAGTAACCAAGCAAGATGCTTTCGATTTTATTGAAGATGAATCGTTAAGAGTAATGGGCGATTTTATGCAGCAATCAGGCAGTTATGTAATGAACCTGGGTTTGATGCCAAAGAATAATTAA
- a CDS encoding isoaspartyl peptidase/L-asparaginase: MKLIIHGGFFSESSTNQETKKAKQDALASIVKLGHEYLKTHTALETVVYTVGLLEDNELFNAGIGSQIQSDGKVRLSAALMDGKTEKFSGVINVEDVKNPIQIAHNLLAYDDRVLSGDGAQRFARDNGFEYFNPITPQRQAEYEAKLNQKNNKGTVGCVALDADGNLAAATSTGGKGFEIPCRVSDSATVAGNYANQYAGISCTGVGEDIVSGALAAKIVTRVTDGFSLKDASDKSFAELKAFDGFAGVVGISASGEIYHCDSHPYMVWASFDVNLQVFS, translated from the coding sequence ATGAAACTAATTATACACGGGGGCTTCTTTAGTGAGTCATCTACCAATCAGGAAACAAAAAAAGCCAAACAGGATGCTTTGGCGTCGATTGTTAAGCTTGGACACGAATACCTGAAAACGCATACGGCTTTAGAGACTGTTGTTTATACCGTCGGCCTGTTAGAAGATAACGAATTGTTTAACGCGGGTATCGGTTCGCAGATCCAAAGTGATGGAAAAGTGCGGTTAAGTGCTGCTTTAATGGATGGCAAAACCGAAAAATTTAGTGGCGTAATCAATGTAGAGGATGTGAAAAACCCGATCCAGATAGCGCATAACCTTTTAGCTTATGATGACCGTGTGTTAAGTGGTGATGGTGCACAGCGTTTTGCCCGAGACAATGGCTTTGAATATTTTAATCCCATTACCCCTCAACGCCAAGCTGAATACGAAGCCAAATTAAACCAGAAAAACAATAAAGGAACCGTGGGTTGTGTGGCGCTTGATGCCGATGGAAATTTAGCAGCAGCTACTTCTACAGGGGGAAAGGGATTCGAAATTCCTTGCCGTGTGAGCGATTCTGCAACAGTAGCAGGTAATTACGCCAACCAATATGCAGGCATCTCTTGTACTGGTGTTGGCGAAGATATTGTTAGCGGCGCATTGGCTGCTAAAATTGTAACCCGTGTTACCGATGGTTTTTCTTTAAAAGACGCATCTGATAAATCTTTCGCCGAACTTAAGGCTTTTGATGGCTTTGCGGGTGTTGTAGGCATATCGGCAAGTGGCGAAATATACCATTGTGATTCTCATCCTTACATGGTTTGGGCATCTTTCGATGTTAATTTACAGGTATTTAGCTAA
- a CDS encoding ferritin-like domain-containing protein has protein sequence MKTTTATAEVLNDLIQINNDRIEGYEKARQELKDGDADLKTLFLNMIAESQKYKMALATEVSALGEDIETGTTNSGKIYRAWMDVKAIFTGHDRKTVLNNCEFGEDAAQNGYKMALEEEEIPANIRELISDQKASLRTSHDEIKRLRDAQA, from the coding sequence ATGAAAACGACAACAGCAACAGCAGAGGTATTGAATGACCTGATCCAAATCAATAACGACCGTATTGAAGGTTATGAAAAAGCCCGTCAGGAATTAAAAGATGGTGATGCAGATCTGAAAACGCTATTTTTAAATATGATTGCTGAAAGCCAGAAATATAAAATGGCTTTAGCTACAGAAGTAAGCGCACTAGGCGAAGATATTGAGACAGGAACCACCAACTCAGGTAAAATTTACAGAGCTTGGATGGATGTAAAAGCTATCTTCACCGGCCACGACCGCAAAACAGTATTAAATAACTGCGAATTTGGTGAGGATGCAGCCCAAAATGGTTATAAAATGGCTTTAGAGGAAGAAGAAATCCCTGCAAACATCAGAGAACTGATTTCTGATCAAAAAGCATCACTAAGAACATCACACGACGAAATTAAAAGATTACGTGATGCCCAGGCATAA
- a CDS encoding glycosyltransferase — MQNLAPIALFVYNRPQHTERTLKFLQQNELAADSHLYIFSDGAKTIRDEENVASVRKIINKTKGFKSVKVIEREDNAGLANSVIAGVSQLIEEYDQVIVFEDDLVTSPHTLHYFNEALNRYSEEEKVMHIGAYMYPLKAEELAPSFFYRAATSWGWATWGRAWKNFEPNIDVLLKQFDKKKKAAFSIDNKMNFWKQMLEFKKGKNNSWAIRWYASIFLKGGLTLNPSQSLVNNIGHDGTGVHSGINDIYNVIINPKPIVEFPTIIAEDPVAYKAIKSFLTKRKGNMVTRVRRFVKEKLTQYFSRK, encoded by the coding sequence ATGCAAAACCTTGCACCCATAGCACTTTTCGTATATAACCGTCCGCAGCATACCGAGCGAACGTTAAAGTTTTTGCAACAGAACGAGCTGGCTGCCGATAGCCATTTGTACATCTTTTCTGATGGTGCAAAAACCATTCGTGATGAAGAAAATGTAGCTTCGGTAAGGAAAATTATCAATAAAACCAAAGGTTTTAAATCCGTTAAAGTAATCGAGAGAGAGGATAACGCAGGCTTAGCCAATTCGGTAATTGCGGGTGTAAGCCAGCTAATAGAAGAATACGATCAGGTAATTGTTTTTGAAGATGACCTGGTTACCTCGCCACACACTTTGCATTATTTCAACGAGGCATTAAACCGCTATAGTGAAGAAGAAAAAGTGATGCACATTGGTGCATATATGTATCCTTTAAAAGCCGAAGAACTGGCTCCGTCGTTTTTTTACCGGGCAGCCACCAGTTGGGGATGGGCTACCTGGGGAAGAGCCTGGAAAAATTTTGAACCCAATATCGATGTCCTTTTAAAACAGTTTGATAAAAAGAAAAAAGCCGCTTTTTCCATTGATAATAAAATGAATTTCTGGAAGCAGATGTTAGAGTTTAAAAAAGGGAAAAACAACAGCTGGGCCATCAGGTGGTATGCATCTATCTTTTTAAAAGGTGGTTTAACACTCAATCCATCACAGTCGCTGGTAAATAATATAGGGCATGATGGTACGGGGGTACACTCCGGAATAAACGATATCTATAACGTCATTATCAATCCCAAACCTATTGTCGAATTCCCGACCATAATTGCAGAAGACCCCGTTGCCTATAAAGCCATCAAATCCTTTTTAACCAAACGAAAAGGGAATATGGTGACCCGTGTAAGGCGTTTTGTAAAAGAAAAACTAACACAGTATTTCTCCAGGAAATAG
- a CDS encoding SPFH domain-containing protein → MQYTIYVVAIVAFIILLSSFVTVKQGTIAVVTVFGKYRRQLRPGLNFKIPLIEQIYSRISIQNRSVELSFQAVTQDQANVYFKAMLLYSVVNQDEETIKNVAFKFVDATNLMQALIRTIEGSIRAYVATQKQANVLAQRNEIVLHVKEQIDQVLDGWGYHLQDLQLNDITFDEEIMRSMSRVVASNNLKAAAENEGQALLITKTKAAEADGNAIKIAATAEREAAQLRGQGIALFRAEVAHGMSKAAQEMEQANLDISVILFTMWTESIKHFAENGDGNVIFLDGSADGMNKTMKEMMAMQLNKQTEPSAKKG, encoded by the coding sequence ATGCAATACACCATTTACGTTGTAGCTATTGTAGCATTCATTATCCTACTCAGCTCGTTCGTTACCGTTAAACAGGGAACCATTGCGGTGGTAACCGTTTTCGGTAAGTACCGCCGTCAGTTAAGACCAGGTTTAAATTTTAAAATCCCATTAATAGAGCAGATTTATTCCCGGATCTCCATCCAGAACCGTTCGGTTGAACTTTCGTTCCAGGCAGTTACGCAAGATCAGGCGAATGTATATTTTAAAGCCATGCTTTTATATTCTGTGGTAAATCAGGATGAAGAGACCATTAAAAATGTAGCTTTTAAATTCGTAGATGCCACCAACCTGATGCAAGCGTTAATCAGGACCATCGAAGGTTCGATCCGTGCTTATGTAGCCACACAAAAACAGGCAAATGTACTGGCTCAGCGTAACGAAATTGTACTTCATGTTAAAGAACAGATTGATCAGGTTTTAGACGGCTGGGGTTACCACCTTCAGGATCTTCAGTTGAACGATATTACTTTTGATGAAGAAATTATGCGCTCAATGAGCCGTGTAGTGGCCTCTAACAATTTAAAGGCAGCGGCAGAGAACGAAGGTCAGGCTTTATTAATTACGAAAACCAAAGCTGCAGAAGCGGATGGTAATGCGATTAAGATTGCTGCTACAGCAGAGCGTGAAGCTGCTCAATTACGTGGACAAGGTATTGCCTTATTCCGTGCAGAGGTTGCACATGGAATGAGCAAAGCCGCTCAGGAAATGGAACAGGCCAATCTGGATATTTCTGTAATCTTATTTACCATGTGGACCGAATCAATCAAGCACTTTGCGGAAAATGGAGATGGTAATGTGATTTTCCTTGATGGTAGTGCAGATGGGATGAATAAGACCATGAAAGAGATGATGGCCATGCAGTTAAATAAACAAACCGAGCCATCAGCGAAAAAAGGTTAA
- the cphA gene encoding cyanophycin synthetase, translated as MKILNIQVLRGPNIWSISRKKLIQMRLDLEDLEQKPTNVIEGFSERIEKLLPSMFTHRCSKGVEGGFFTRVKEGTWMGHVIEHIALEIQTLAGMETGFGRTRMTKTEGIYNVVFSYLEEKVGVYSAEAAVRIAEALINNEEYDLEHDIRRMKEIRELEALGPSTGSIVEEAVKRSIPWIRLNKSSLVQLGYGKNQVRFRATMTEKTSSIAVDIASNKEETKRLLTEAAIPVASGVTISNPDDLEASVKKVGFPLVFKPLDGNHGKGATINVKTLEDAVAAFEYAKTYSRKVIIEKFITGYDFRVLVIDHKVVAAAQRDPAHVRGNGIHTIQELIDKENEDPRRGYGHENVLTEIAVDRDTLDLLAKKEYTLETVPEKGEIVYLKSTANLSTGGTSIDVTDIVHPQNIFICERISRVIGLDICGIDIMAQNLTQPLTENGGVVLEVNAAPGFRMHLAPSEGLPRNVAAPVIDMLYPQGKLSQIPIIAVTGTNGKTTTTRLIAHIIRSNGKRVGFTTSDGVYVHNTMLMKGDTTGPVSAEFILKDPTVEFAVLETARGGILRAGLGFNACDIGVVTNIQEDHLGLSDIHNLDDLTRVKAVVIGAVRRKGWAVLNADNGYCVRIGKDARCNVAYFSMDENNPVIKEHCRKGGIAAIYENGFITIKTGDWKLRVDKATHIPLTFGGSVNFMIQNVLAATLAAYLWGYKPEDIRLSLETFIPSAAHTPGRMNIFRFKDFKVLVDFAHNPDGFNGVKGFLQGVETTEHVGIISATGDRRDEDIIETARISAQMFDKIYVCQEKYLRGRQQQELIDLLVKGIKEVDPNKEIIINNKSTECLKIAIETAQKGSYLTILSNTIDNTIQRVTEHLDRELES; from the coding sequence ATGAAGATATTAAACATACAAGTATTAAGAGGGCCAAATATATGGTCGATTAGCCGGAAAAAATTGATCCAGATGCGGTTGGATTTAGAAGATTTAGAACAAAAACCAACCAATGTGATAGAGGGTTTCAGCGAACGGATAGAGAAACTGTTGCCAAGCATGTTTACCCACCGTTGCTCAAAGGGTGTTGAAGGAGGCTTTTTTACCAGAGTAAAAGAAGGAACCTGGATGGGTCATGTAATTGAGCACATTGCTTTAGAAATTCAGACACTCGCTGGTATGGAAACTGGCTTTGGCAGAACACGCATGACGAAAACTGAAGGCATTTACAATGTAGTTTTCAGTTACCTGGAGGAGAAGGTAGGTGTTTATTCGGCCGAAGCAGCGGTGAGAATTGCCGAGGCTTTGATCAACAATGAAGAGTACGATTTAGAACACGATATCCGCAGAATGAAGGAAATACGTGAGCTGGAGGCTTTAGGCCCAAGTACAGGTTCGATTGTAGAAGAAGCGGTAAAAAGAAGCATTCCATGGATCAGGCTGAACAAAAGTTCGCTGGTACAATTGGGTTATGGCAAAAACCAGGTGCGTTTTAGGGCTACCATGACCGAAAAAACCAGCAGCATTGCGGTTGATATTGCCAGTAATAAAGAAGAAACCAAGCGTTTACTTACTGAAGCCGCTATTCCGGTTGCCTCAGGCGTAACCATTTCCAATCCGGATGACCTTGAAGCATCTGTTAAGAAAGTTGGATTTCCATTGGTTTTTAAACCTTTGGATGGAAACCACGGCAAAGGCGCAACCATTAATGTAAAAACATTGGAAGATGCGGTGGCGGCTTTTGAATATGCCAAAACCTATTCGAGAAAGGTAATTATTGAAAAATTTATTACGGGCTACGATTTCCGTGTACTGGTAATTGATCATAAAGTGGTTGCAGCGGCACAACGTGATCCGGCCCATGTAAGAGGAAATGGTATCCACACCATCCAGGAATTAATTGATAAGGAAAATGAAGATCCACGTCGTGGTTATGGCCATGAGAATGTGCTAACAGAAATTGCTGTCGACCGTGATACGCTGGATTTATTAGCCAAAAAAGAATATACTTTAGAAACCGTTCCTGAAAAGGGGGAGATCGTTTATTTAAAATCGACGGCTAATTTAAGTACCGGAGGTACCTCGATTGATGTTACCGATATTGTACACCCACAGAATATTTTCATTTGTGAAAGGATTTCGAGGGTTATAGGCTTGGATATCTGCGGTATTGATATTATGGCGCAGAATCTTACGCAACCTTTAACCGAAAACGGTGGGGTGGTATTGGAAGTTAATGCTGCTCCTGGTTTCAGGATGCACCTTGCACCGAGCGAAGGTTTGCCACGCAACGTTGCAGCCCCTGTAATCGATATGCTTTATCCACAGGGGAAACTATCACAGATTCCGATTATTGCCGTAACCGGAACGAATGGGAAAACTACTACTACCCGTTTGATAGCGCATATTATCCGAAGCAACGGTAAACGTGTAGGTTTTACTACCAGCGATGGGGTTTATGTACACAATACCATGTTGATGAAAGGTGATACCACCGGCCCGGTAAGTGCAGAATTTATTTTAAAAGACCCGACCGTTGAGTTTGCTGTTTTAGAAACTGCCCGCGGGGGAATTTTAAGGGCTGGCTTGGGCTTTAATGCCTGCGATATCGGTGTAGTAACTAATATTCAGGAAGATCACCTCGGCCTTTCTGACATTCATAATCTTGATGACTTAACCCGTGTTAAAGCGGTTGTAATTGGTGCTGTACGCCGTAAAGGCTGGGCGGTGTTAAATGCCGATAACGGTTATTGCGTACGCATTGGTAAAGATGCCAGATGTAATGTTGCTTATTTTAGTATGGATGAAAATAATCCGGTAATTAAAGAGCATTGCAGAAAGGGCGGTATTGCCGCGATTTATGAAAACGGATTTATCACTATTAAAACAGGTGACTGGAAATTAAGGGTTGATAAAGCCACACATATTCCTTTAACGTTTGGGGGTTCGGTAAACTTCATGATCCAAAATGTGCTGGCCGCTACTTTAGCAGCTTATTTATGGGGTTATAAACCTGAAGATATCCGTTTATCATTAGAAACCTTTATTCCTTCAGCAGCACATACACCTGGAAGGATGAACATTTTCAGGTTTAAAGACTTTAAAGTTCTGGTAGATTTTGCACACAATCCTGATGGATTTAACGGCGTAAAAGGTTTCTTACAAGGTGTAGAGACTACTGAACATGTGGGAATTATTTCGGCAACTGGTGATAGAAGAGACGAGGACATTATTGAAACGGCCCGCATTTCTGCTCAGATGTTTGATAAAATTTATGTTTGTCAGGAGAAATATTTACGTGGAAGACAACAACAGGAACTGATTGATTTGCTGGTGAAAGGCATTAAAGAAGTTGATCCAAATAAAGAGATCATTATTAATAACAAAAGTACCGAATGCTTAAAAATAGCGATTGAAACCGCTCAGAAAGGCTCCTATTTAACCATTTTAAGCAATACGATTGATAATACCATTCAGCGTGTTACCGAACATTTGGACAGGGAACTGGAATCGTAG